From a single Stomoxys calcitrans chromosome 4, idStoCalc2.1, whole genome shotgun sequence genomic region:
- the LOC106094633 gene encoding epimerase family protein SDR39U1, with translation MTRHALIGGGTGFVGTRLVNHLTSQGYDVTVVSRMPGLKRITWHQLEKDGIPKGVTSVVNLAGQNVLDPSRRWTAGFKQNVWNSRVNSASSLVKAIEKSGGVDAFVNISGVSHYPANDNKVYTENDKVEGFDFMSRLCLEWEKAATLPDNSTARGIKLRTGVVVGREGGMIQSIWMPFNLGLGGPMGTGKQILPWIHLEDLCRLIQHCLESKNCRGVLNAVAPDIVTNGEFSKIFASALRRPCLFPVPEFVVDLMFGKDRSALLLNGAKIEPKRTLETGFNFKYPTAKVACQEVVQKK, from the exons ATGACCAGACACGCACTTATAG GCGGAGGAACTGGTTTCGTTGGAACTCGTTTGGTCAATCATCTTACAAGCCAAGGATATGATGTTACCGTAGTGTCGCGAATGCCTGGCCTAAAGCGCATAACATGGCATCAGTTGGAAAAAGACGGCATACCCAAAGGTGTTACATCTGTAGTTAATTTGGCTGGGCAGAATGTTTTAGATCCATCCAGAAGGTGGACTGCTGGTTTTAAACAAAACGTTTGGAATTCTCGCGTCAACTCTGCTTCCTCATTGGTTAAAGCCATAGAAAAATCGGGAGGAGTCGATGCTTTTGTTAATATATCCGGAGTTTCACATTACCCTGCCAACGATAACAAAGTTTACACAGAGAATGATAAAGTTGAAGGATTTGACTTTATGTCTCGCCTATGCCTCGAATGGGAAAAGGCTGCAACTTTACCCGATAATTCAACAGCCAGAGGA ATAAAGCTCAGGACTGGAGTGGTAGTGGGCCGTGAAGGTGGCATGATTCAATCTATTTGGATGCCATTTAACTTAGGTTTAGGAGGTCCCATGGGCACCGGTAAACAAATCTTGCCTTGGATCCATTTGGAGGACCTTTGTCGCCTTATTCAGCATTGTCTAGAATCCAAAAATTGTCGAGGTGTATTGAATGCTGTAGCTCCCGATATAGTTACTAATGGGGAGTTCTCTAAG ATATTTGCTTCGGCTTTAAGACGTCCTTGCCTTTTTCCTGTGCCAGAATTTGTAGTTGATCTAATGTTTGGAAAAGATAGATCAGCTTTATTATTGAACGGTGCTAAAATTGAGCCCAAGCGCACTTTAGAAACTGGTTTCAACTTTAAATATCCTACTGCTAAAGTTGCCTGCCAAGAAGTGGTTCAGAAGAAATAA